Proteins encoded together in one Bradyrhizobium sp. CB82 window:
- the gtdA gene encoding gentisate 1,2-dioxygenase — protein MPHDSIIAPAADTPQRRAFYDKIDKKNLAALWLSLADLVTPEPRSACRPASWRFDDIRKCMLEAGDLITAREAERRVLVLENPGLRGQSKITTDLYAGVQLVMPGEVAPAHRHTQSALRFILEGEGAYTAVNGERTIMHEGDFIITPPWAWHDHGNPSANPIFWLDGLDIPVLQMLDASFAEHLDVDEQPIIRPVGDSDARYGHNLLPVDHQGGGGTSPVFNYPYGRTREVLEQLRRSSAWDACHGLKMRYTNPITGNHAMATMATFIQLLPKGFGTAAYRSTDATVFVPIEGKGRSVISSRSGEDIVVDWSKRDIFVVPSWHRVRHEAIEGDAVIFSYSDRPIQEALHLFREDRGNV, from the coding sequence TTGCCCCACGATTCCATCATCGCTCCGGCGGCCGATACACCGCAGCGCCGAGCCTTCTACGATAAGATCGACAAGAAGAATCTTGCGGCGCTATGGTTATCGCTCGCCGACCTTGTAACTCCCGAACCGAGGAGTGCTTGTCGACCCGCGTCTTGGCGCTTCGACGATATCAGAAAATGTATGCTCGAGGCGGGAGATCTTATCACCGCCAGGGAAGCGGAACGGAGAGTTCTTGTTCTCGAGAATCCCGGCCTCCGCGGGCAGTCCAAGATCACCACGGATCTCTACGCGGGCGTACAACTGGTCATGCCGGGTGAGGTGGCGCCGGCTCACCGCCACACTCAGTCGGCGCTGCGGTTCATCCTTGAGGGCGAGGGCGCCTACACCGCGGTGAACGGCGAGCGCACCATTATGCACGAGGGCGACTTCATCATTACGCCTCCTTGGGCCTGGCACGATCATGGAAATCCGAGCGCAAACCCGATCTTCTGGCTAGATGGTCTCGACATCCCAGTCTTGCAGATGCTGGACGCATCGTTTGCCGAACATCTCGACGTTGACGAACAACCTATCATCCGACCGGTCGGCGACAGCGACGCTCGCTATGGTCACAACTTGCTTCCCGTGGACCACCAAGGCGGCGGTGGCACGTCGCCTGTGTTCAACTATCCGTATGGACGGACCCGCGAGGTGCTTGAGCAGTTGCGGCGCTCGAGCGCCTGGGACGCGTGCCACGGCCTCAAGATGCGATATACCAATCCGATCACCGGCAATCATGCCATGGCGACCATGGCTACATTCATCCAGCTCCTGCCAAAGGGTTTTGGAACAGCGGCGTATCGCTCGACGGATGCGACCGTCTTCGTGCCGATCGAGGGCAAAGGTCGCAGCGTGATTTCGTCTCGATCCGGTGAGGACATCGTGGTCGACTGGAGCAAGCGGGACATCTTCGTGGTGCCATCCTGGCATCGTGTCCGCCACGAGGCGATTGAGGGGGACGCCGTGATCTTCTCCTACTCCGACCGGCCGATTCAGGAAGCCCTGCATCTCTTTCGTGAGGACCGAGGCAATGTCTGA